Genomic DNA from Flavobacteriales bacterium:
TTGCGCTGAAGCTTTCACAGTATGCCCTCATGGCAGAGATCAAGAAGGTAAAGCCCATCTTAATGATCGATGATGTGTTCGATAAACTCGATGAGCATCGTGTGGCTTCCCTGATGAAACTTATCGCAACGGAAGCCTTTGGTCAGGTGTTTATTACCGATGCCCATACCGGTCGTCTCCCGGCCATTTTTACTCAGCCTGGCGTGGATGCGGAGATATACGAGGTAAATGAAGGAGCTGTAAAAAAGCCGTTAACCGCCGAATCATGAGAAAATCAAACGAACAGTCCCTCGGTGAGGTGATCAAAGAATTATTGAAATCTTCCGGACTGGATAAGAAACTCGCCCAACACAAATTGATCGAAGGATGGGCGGAGGTTGTCGGAGAAACCATTGCCAGACACACCCTGGAAGTGAAAATATTTGATGATAAGCTTTATGTGAAGATGAATTCTTCCGTGATAAGGGAAGAACTTAACTATGTCAAGTCCGGACTGGTTCAGAAACTGAATGAGCTGGCCGGAGAAAAGCTGATAGAGGATATTGTGATCCGGTGATGGGTGGAGGACAGATATCAGATTCCAGACATTAGATAATAGACATTAGACATTAGACAAAAAAAGAGGCCAGACATTCCATAATGGTTCCGTCTGACCTCTTTCTGTCTGAAATCTGGTAATCTAATTTCTAATAATCTAAAATCTTTCGTCCTGCTTAAAGAAAAAGTCTCCTTCGATCTTTGCATTCTCGTCGCTGTCCGAACCGTGAACAGCATTGGCACTAATGGACTCTGCAAATTTCTTCCGGATGGTTCCTTCTGCTGCTTCCTGAGGGTTGGTGGCACCGATCAACGTACGGAAATCCTCCACAGCATTGTCCTTTTC
This window encodes:
- a CDS encoding DUF721 domain-containing protein; the encoded protein is MRKSNEQSLGEVIKELLKSSGLDKKLAQHKLIEGWAEVVGETIARHTLEVKIFDDKLYVKMNSSVIREELNYVKSGLVQKLNELAGEKLIEDIVIR